A stretch of DNA from Anopheles nili chromosome 2, idAnoNiliSN_F5_01, whole genome shotgun sequence:
CGTGTCGAGTTTAAAGACGACGAGcgtgggtggaggaaaaaaaaccaaccaaacaagCGTACACCATGAAGTTAACTACCGGTCAGGCGATGGTGCCATCCGTCTTCACCGGAAGAAGCGCACATCATCGGTAGCCGGCATCGTCCAGTACTTGCCACGCACAAGATGCCCACCCTGTGATAAGCGTCGCGTGGGTAAAGCGAAAAAACTTGTTTTAGCTTTCGAGCGGTATTCCATAAAATCGAAGCACCGACCCGATGAGTGCCGTGGTTGTTTTGAGGCTTCGCCTTCGCCTGGTCCGATCCGAATACGGTGCCCGAAAGGGCGATAGTAAAACGGTAAAGCTCGCACAACATCCATCAAACCGTCAAAAGTTGGCCGACGTTTTTTGCTCCTCGCAGTTCGCCTCAGACAGTTCCAGAGGTGGTGTGAAAATTCGCTTGAAAATAGTCCGGAACGGGGCGAGTTTTTATCACGTCCTCGAGATGGGAACCAACACGATAGAGATGATAGCACTCCCGAGGGTGATACGGTTTCGGGCTTTGGCCACTCTCGGCCGGACGGAGATGGAGACATTATGCCGGCTcactcgttcggttcgttgacGGCGTTTCCGGCGTGGCCATTTCCATTACACGCACGCCGATGAGGCCGAGGAAGGGCGAGAAAATTAGTTCCCACTCCCGGGGAGAAGTAAGCGAACGAGAAGAGAAtgaacgtggaaaaaaaatactcaagCATGCTTCGTTATTGCTGGAAGCTTTCGACGCACTCGTTTCAGGCGGATGCTGGCGTGACTTGGAAATCGAGTATCCGGCACGAAGACGCTGATAGCGATGATGACCGTGGCGATGCGGCAGATGACAGCCGGGAGAATTCCGTGCCACCGACCGTCCGCTTCGATTCCCGATCCGTCCGGGACCCGGGATGTCTGTTCCCGGGCGGGATAACGCGGCTCGGGACTGGCATGGAGCTGATGTTTGCGAGACGGAGCCATTATCTGCCTAGCGCGTTGCTTTCCCGTTCGCGGCACGCTTCACTTCTTacgtggcgtggaaaatcacGTAAACCAACGGTGACACAACAAGGGGCAAAAGCAGAGGACTCAAACCACACTTTAATGggagaatgttttttttccttcatcctaTCATGAACTGATGGTTGGAactgtgggtttttttttgtcgtccgaCCAATTTCAGGATAACTGGTTGAAAATAATCGTCAAACGCTTGTGCCCCGGTTTGGTGCAGATTGAGTGCGGGTGCCGTGATTAGCACTCTGGGGCGTGCCATGATAGCGCCTGGAGGTCGAAACGCCTTCACTTTCGGCTTTTCCGTTTGGGatgtttgaacaaaaaattatcgCCTTTTTGGTGGGGGCGCCTATCGGCATGACCGATTGCGATGCGGCACGCGAAGTGCTTGGACGAGGGAGTCTTACTTACCTGTGCTGAAACCATGCCCTCTTTCAAGCGCCGCAAGTCCGTATGGCTCCAGGCACTCGTCGACCAGGGTGTGATGTCGCGGAGATCCTCCCCAAACCGGAACTCGCGTAATTGGTTTTTGAGGAACTTCCGTATATTCCACGGTAGATCGTTGTGTCTGTCGAGCGAAGCACacagagtgagaaagagataaagatggagaaggagagagagaagaacgCGAATTAAAAATCATCTTATCATATCGAAGCACCCCCATcgttggtggggtttttcgcgAGATCATCTTACCCATCGATTAAAGGCACTTCCTTCAGCACTTTGCGCACGATCTCCATCCGCTCCTCGAGCTGGATGGCGAGGCATGTCGAAATCAGATGGGCGATTATTGTCCAGAAGAAAATCCCGCACAGAATGAAGCCTTCGATAGGCTTCCGGCGACGCATGGCGCCGTCCTGCAGGCAACGTCCCCGACGTCCACGTCGTCGCAGTCGTCGTCCTTGCCGTTCGCGCTGCCGAGTGATCACGCTGGATCCCGGTGCGTTTTTATTCGCGATTCACTGGTGAATCCTTCGCCTTCTCTCGCAGTCTCGCTGGGGCGATGagaaccgaaccggtggcgCAAGTTCGGCCCGTAACGATTGAATGAACCGGTAAACGATGTACAGCACAAGGATGAGGATTTTAATGCCGGAGCAacggcagctgctgctgctgccacgaGTGTGCTGAACTGCTGTCAGATTTCGTCCTTACCGGGACGAAAAGGTGGTTGAATCGTTCACAAAGCTCGTCTGAATGCAACGGACCGATGAGGCGTGCGCCAATATCGTTATCGAACCTCCTCGGTGTGCCATCGGCTGGTGATAATGAGGGTATCAAGCTGCTCACCTGCTTCTGAGCGCGTTGCAACACTGCAGGCGTCGTGATTGGGATGAGCAACCGCGATGGATGAAATACCTATCCCAAACGCAAAAGCCGGTCGAGTGCAGACTGATTAGGAACGGCTGACGAGCtatgagtgagagaaaaaagaaaagaaaagagcatGATGCCAAAGCGCGTCAAAGGCCAACGAACAGTTTGGCGTGGAAGCTTTGCCTCCACACCACCGTGAGAGTGGGCTGAATTGGATTAAAATCTATTTTTGCTGAAACCAGGAAAAACGCCACGAGTTAGTATTCTGCGCCACTTTGCACACGGGATATATGGGAACCATCCGAATACCAGCAATACGATCGAActtccggtcggtggaaaCGGATCCATGTTTGAACTTCATTATCGATACCGAGCCTCCTAACGAGGCGTTGTTTCGACGTTTAATCAACTGCCTTTGCTGGCCTTAATTGTGAGAGCGCGTCTCGATTGTTGGATCTGAGCCAAGGCAGCGAGCAGGACTGCCGTGTCTGTTAAAGGAGTGCACAATATATTCACCATACTCGATCCTCTCATCCATGTGGCAGTTATTGGAACCGTCGCATTTACACGTAGCGAAAACGCGCATCGCTGGAGTAGGCTCAATAGTAGCCCCGGCGTTTGCGGAGGGTTCGTGTAAATTTGTCTCAATACttgatcgtttcgtttgtcACGTGTGCTTCACGGCATGGTTTCAACGGGTgggttgattaaattttaagcCTTTCTCGTTCGAGCTCGTCTCGATTCCAGGAGAAATGCATCCGCAAAGGCACCCAAAGATGCAAGAAGTCAGCCATTGGATCAAACGGGCCATCAGTCAGTGTTTGCGGTTCGAGTTTCGTATCTGCATTAGGTCAACCGCACACCCAGCGCCACAATGTGTACGGTGTGGTGTGCAAGCGAATAGCCTTCCAATCCCGTCCCTAACGAGCGTTCGTCTGCGTATGATGCACATGCACGGATAGCCCTTTCCGCCATCTTCGAGCCTAAAGCCCGGCTACTTTGGCAACGGTTACTGGTTCAGGCAGGGATCAATAATACACACCGCAGCCACAGCCGATCGGGGATCGAGACGGTTGCTGCTTGGTTGGCTGTGCGTTATTGATCGGAAATTATCCCTTTCCGGCAGGGGTTCCGACTCAGCCAGGCGAAGACGATGTTTGAGTAATCGAATGACGGAGATACGCATCAGATGCACCGCAGATGGCAGATGCGGCCCCGGGAAAGAATACCCCACCGGTGCTCCAGCTGAACCATGCCAACTAGCAAATAATCCCTGTACGTCCGAGAAGCGAGCGCCACCCGCGAggccgggaaaaacggaagcgGTAAACGGCTCATGAAGCACGATCCGGAAAGGCAAATTGGCAGAGAAAGCAACTACTGCAACCGTACGCCATCATTAGCTACCTCCGGCTAGCCTGAGCCAATGGGGGGAAATCTCAGCATGCGGATCGTACGAACCGATTCCGGCACAATGAAGATTATTCGTTAGCATACAGGTAACCGTACGGGTTTTCTGATAGATCCGACGGCTATTCGGCACACGGATACACACGAGAGAGTGAAGATTGAGGCCATTGAAAAGGAGGAATGTAACGCTTTTATTAATTATCGAGTTAAAACTACCTACGAAAGTTCTGCATTGTTTAGTTTGCTTTGCTGGCCTGCTTGGATTGGATGTTTGTATTACAgtccgttttcgtttcgatagAACGGTAAATATCATATTTGTTGTAGCCAATGCActtatttgaaatgaaattttggaTCCAGTAAGATTTGCACTAGCGTGGAGCTATTGATAGCTGCCTCATGTTTGAGAAACAACTTATCCAAACACTTACTCGCCAACAGGAAAGTTTTCTTCACCACCGTACGATGGCTGCACGAGTCGACGCGGAATGTGCCAGAAGGCTTCAGTGCTGGCGTCGGTGCAGCAATGAAACCGCGATGGTGGCATAATCAAAATGGGAATAGCTATCAGCTTTAGTGTCTTTACCAATTTCCACCGCCAAGATGTCGTATAAGGAACGCTTGGGCACTAGTGCCTGGGTGGCCGTAATAAAACGGAACCGATCCGGCAGGTTCGGCATTTCCTACCCGAACCCAGTGTCTCTGGTGTGAGCcgtaaaatcgagaaaaagtTCGACATGCAATTCCTATCACGCACCACCGACAAACTTGCCCCTCGGCATGCTAGTTCTGCCAGTGGCACTGTGGGAGTGTGGCTGGAGCATCTTTTTGCGCATCCGTGACAGGGTCGGAGGTGAAACAAACGAAGCCGCCCGGGAGGCCatgtgggagggtttttttttaccattccAGACCAACCCATCCGAACGCATTATGCAGAAGGCGCATCAGCGCATGGAGCTGTGCCCGAGTGGGTTTGTTCCGCAAGCACAGGATGCTCGTTTCATCGAACTTCATGTTGTGACGATGATCGCCACAATTGAATGAAGTGCCGTGCAGGGCCGTCGAGGGCAAACGGGCCGGTGCTAGCGGTGAAAGGCACAAAGGCCAGATTTCCCAAAGTGCTATAGTACCAGTGCCAGTGCCGGTGCTTGGTGGAACCGTCGTGCTGGCAGCGTAGACCAACTTCTAGGGCAGAGCGGCCCATAAAGCAGGGCTccaagaaagaaagataaatgaaagagaggatggaaaaaataaccaaaaatCGGTGACTCCACCCAACCGCCCAAAACTGCTCCACAAGGATGTGCATATTTATGTGTCATATGgtaaaattgatatttttatcaccCATCTCTATCAAAATTCCATTTGTaacatttccattccgttcccGTGCAAGCGCTCCGTCGgtccccggtgggtggtggtgtgcaaATTGCATTTCACTGGCCAGAAGAGGCCAGCTGGCGAGTATGGTGGAACGATTCGGTCTTGCCCCGGTGTTCGTGGTTGAATATCTCTTGGCTGCCGATCGTTACTTCGTTTGCTCGAGCACTGAACACTCGACCCAGTGGCCGCGGTAGGGCGAGTTTTTGGACGCTTCAAATGCATTCCGTTTCGGTTCGCCTGGCGTGGTGTGTGGCATGAAATAGTGCCATCATTTCTTGGCAGACATTTTCAGCGCCCCAAGGAGAGTGTAGCTTTCCACGTCGCTGACCGGGTATTAATCGTAAGAAGTATGTGCGGTAGAAATCCAGCCCATGAACGGAAAAAATTGAGTCCCTTAGTCACATCATTAAGGCAACTTCATAAACTTTTCAACGTGGGGCGTATGCTGCAATACGGATCGTTAGATTCAGTTTTTGAAATTGTTAGTCACAATTTAAAAATGTCTCCTTTATGTCACGACGATATCTATCATCAAACAGTTGCATTGAATTACTATTTCAATAACAGagggaaaatattattttgttttaaatttgctATGGAAATTATTTGAATCATTTATTTAATGCCTTAATCATGAACTAAGCGTTTCAAAAAGTTATACGTATATGATATTTTACCGATTTTAATTGTATGGGAGCCAATATACATAATTATAGTAACTGCCTATCATATCTTTGAACTGATAACACCCTGCCACCGTCTCCAAAATATACGTCTACAAATTGAATTAAGCTTTGCCATTGTATACCTAACAAAAATGGTATGACGCTTTTTGCTTAAAATCTTGCTTATGAAAGTTTGTTTTCGAGATTTGGTATGATCATGGAATTATGATAGAATCATTCAAGCTCATTGAAGGAGAAATCTGTCATTGAGGTAATTAAATActgaattattttgtttgctggaGTTACGCTGGTATAAGTTGCaggtgaaataattttcaaaaagaTTCAAATGTTTCACTATAATATTACAGAATAAATTACTACTTTGACAAAGACTAtcaaagactttcaaaactTTCTAGCTTACGCTAAAAAGCTCACAAagtatttcgtttttgttgccATCGATTCGATATACGGCCGAGATACGctttatgttttatgcaaaCATTATGAAATATCCTTTATAAAGCcactaaattaaaaaaagcttCTGAGGACAATGCATCGAATGTTTAAGGAGAGTTTTAATGTAATTGTTTTGAAAGAAGTTTACTTGTTTTAAACAGAGGCTGAGTCAACATTAGCCAACAttatgtaaaattattttggACGAAAAATGTCGCGAGTACGAAAAACAGAGACAAAGAACTTCGAACAAATTTCGAACAAACTTTAGTTACAAAGAACTTCGAACAAATTTCGTATACAAATTTTATTGTTCACAATACATTCGCTATTTAAATAGACTTGTTTTTCCTATCTTGCAATTATAACTAGTACTTTTAAGTTAAACTGCTTTAGTTTTATTCAATCACCCAATTTACCATAAATACTATTGGTTGCTTTCCAAATTCTGTGATTTAGATCATTCAGCTTTATGATCGTTTTCTCTATTAGTACTAATAATAAAAGTAGATCAGCATAAttattaaaagaaaactattCACCAGTCAATCATAGATCCAATGATGCCTTTACGTCGTGTGGAAATAAACGTTTCTAACACAAGAAAAGTTACATTGTCCCAAGAGCGAAATGTTACGTCTAATCGGTACTGTCCCGCCGGTACGGATCGTGGAGTGTATTGTTCCGGAAGCCACCAGTTAACGAAGTATGTTTTGTTCTATAAACCAAAAATGTACCAAAATAACGTATTGCTATTTATGAAACATCCCTTAACCACTTACCCCATGTGGACATGGTACTGTGAGGTCTGGCAACgtttttacaaaaatattataaagATACTCGGACAATGGGTTGAACGGACGATTTCTCATATACTCGCAGGCTTCGATATCTGCGTCAATCAATAAAGGTTGGTACGTTGTAAACTTGTAATACAGCTTCACCGCTACCCAGATAACGTTAATCACTTCTGGTACTGTGATGGAAATGTTTAACATAGCTTGCTTATTACGACGAAGTACAGTTTTACAGTAGTTTAATCGGGTTCTCTCATATGGCTGATGAGTGCAAACATATTTAGTAATTTTCATTGAATATTGCTTGGTTTCGTTCAAATTTTGAAACATGCTTCTTGAAGGATCTACTTTTCCTGACGTTGAAAACGCAGTAATTAATAACAACACAGATAATTCTGCTACCCACATTGTTGGACCTCGTAAAAATTTGGAATGTTCAAGTACTGGGATGTCGAGTACATTAATGGCAGGTTGTTCGTAATTGTTTTGATGAACCACAGGTGTATTAACTCTATCGGTATTAGCTTAAACGTTCAGAGTAATTTTGAATTCAagtttttatgtgttttgaaAGCGATTATTTATCTATTGCTGTTATATCAAAACAGGAAATCAACTATCTTATTTATGGTCATGCTCATTATTTATGGGCTAGTTTACAGCAGTTTTACAATGCGGTTCCATGTGAACGGTTTTTCATTTAACTCTCTACTGAGCATGCTTCTCTCCATATTACTCCTTGCTCTTCTTTCTCTGATCGCAAGGGTTGTCCATCTCGACATGTGAAATATCATGTCAAAAATCTCTAACAAAACAGCTCTCCAAACCCTATCGGCAAAAAATGTTACGCtactttagaaaaaaaaaattcatctGACATATCAATTCAATTCTTCATATACTTAGTGATGCTTTATTAATTTGCTCTTGTTTTCgaattgggtttttttgttttagtctGTTTCGAATAATTTCTGATCATTTATTTCATGACGCTTTGTCACAACTTCATAAAAATATTGCAAACAAGTAGCTAAATACGATTTACCAGTCTATCATTGATCCAATGATTCCTTTACGTCGCGCTGAAAAATACGTTTCTACCATAAGTAAAGTTACGTTGTCCCAGGTACGAAATGTTACGTCCAATCGGTAATCCCCGGCTGGCACTGATCGTGGAGTGTATCGTTCCTGAAGCCACCAGACAATGTTGTACGTTTTGTTCTGTAAAGCGAGTATTAAAAACGATAGCTCAGCAATTCGAACAAGTATCATATGCCACATGATTCAATCACTTACTCCATGAGGACATGGGACTGTGAGGTCTGGTAATGTTTTTTCGAAAACATTGTGAATATATTCTGACAGTGGATTGAACGGTCGATTTCTCATATACTCGCATCCTTCGTAATGAGCGTCAATCAATAACGGTTGGTACATAGTAAACTTGTAGAATAACTTCACTGCTAACCAGAGAACATTGATCACTTCTGGTACTGTGATGGAAATGTTGAGCATAGTTGGTTTATTACGACGTAGAACAGTTTTACAGTAGTTTAGTTGACTCCTCTTATATGGGTGTCCAATGCAAatatatttattgattttcattgAATATTGCTtggtttcattcaaactttgcatttttgttgtaTTAACTTTTTCCGACGCTGAGATCGCTGTAATTAATAGCAACACTGATAATTCTGCTACCCACATTGTTGCACCTCGTAAAgatttgaaatgttcaagtAATGGGATGTCGAGTACATAAATGGCAGCTTGTTCGTAATTATTTTGTTCAGCGACATTACACTCTGTCATTAAACTCTGTCGGTATTAGTTTAAACGTTCAAagcaattttaaattcaagttttttatgtgttttgaaAGTGATAATTTATCTCATCGAATTTAGTTCATCTTTTGCTGTTGTGTAAAAATACGCAATCAACTTACTTATTTATGATAATATACTTGCTTGTCAATCTGAACGATTTCAGGTTTCTCTCTCTACTAAGCCTCCTTCTATCCACAGGCCTCCTTATTTTTGCTCTCCTAGGTTattattgcttattttttctctctacatTTATCTGGTAAAAATGAAATGCAGCGCATCGTGCCTAGGTAGATTTTGAAATGAACATCAAACTTAATTAAATTCTTAAACAAACCTCGCACAAATAATCATATAAAATTCGATTACATGTTTGTTATGGTGATTTcgattttcattattttacatTAATTTTAGTTGAacgccgtttttcttttctataaTGCGTTATCCTTTTACCATAGATCCTATGATGCCGTTTCGACGTGCCGAGAAATATGTCTCCAATGCTAACAGTGTAGTATTATCCTGAGCCGAGAACTTAACGTCCAATCGATAATCTCCAGCGGGAAGAGATCTAGGATTATATCGCTCCTGCAACCACCAAACGACTGTGTAGGTTCGATTCTGAATGATGGATAATTAAACTAGCGTAAATATATGAATCTAAGCTGTGATCACTTACCCCGTGAGGACAAGGTGATGTGATAGTTGACAAAGTTTTTGCAAAATAGTTGTAAATATAGTCCGCCAATGGATTGAATGGCCGCGTCTTCATATAATCGCAAACTTCAACTTCCAAGTCGATCAAAAATGGTTGAAATGTAGTAAACTTATAGTACACCTTCACCTTCAACCAAATATAGTGAAGCACTTCGGGTACGGAAAGCGATATGTTCAGCATTGCTGGTTTGTTAGGACGAGGAACAGTCTTGCAATAGTTCAGTTGGGTTGTTTTGTATGGAGTTTCGGTGCAATGATACCTGGTGATTCGGAAAACGTAGAATTTGGTTTCATTTGCGCTTGGTATCGAAAGAGCACTAGGAGTATTCATTTTCAATAATGAGAACCCCAAAGAGAGTAACGAGCACAGTGTGAATGTTTGTAATTTCATGGTCGAGTTGGAAACCAAAAATTACTATTTCCACATTGTTACGTGACAGCTCTATATACAATCAAACTACGAGTTGAGCTTGCATCAGGAAACTGCTTAGTTATCTTATTGGCTTGATTTTAAGCGTTTTTAATTGTTTACTATTTATCGTAACTACAGGTACAattttgtatatatatatatgatgaTAATTAATGCAGTTCAATCAAAATTTGAGCTCAACCTCAATTGGACACAATATGACGTTCTCATAATTAACCATTGCACAAAAGTAATTTTGTGGATAAACATAATGATTAATTGgatgagcataaaaaataactattTAGATCAGATACACAATAACAATGCACTTTTTATGATGCATTCTACATACTGTTTAGAACTAGATGTATCAAGTCATGTGGGCGTTTTACGTCTTCGCTTTTGTCTGCATCATATCAAAGATCCCGTATTCAGAACATATTATTCCAAAAAAATCCACTGCAGAGAATGGTACAGGAATCAAACAATACTCGTTAAAAATAACGAAGTACCTCTGTGTCGGTGTTCCATACAGCAGATCTAAATTGCATCACTGCAAAACGGTATTACGCCGTAACAAACCTGCCGTCTTGAATATATCCATCACCGTTCCTGAGGTTCTCACCTACATCTGGCTAACGGTAAAGTTACATTACAAGTTCCAAACCTACCAACCATTGCTTATTGATTTAGAGAAAGAAGCATGTGAATATTTGGCAAAACATCCTTTTAATCCAATTGATGAATACATTTACAACATATTTGCAAAAACATTGCCACAGGTTGTATCACCATGTCCACACGGGGTAAGTTATTGAAGAATGAACGTATTGAAATATTGACGGGCTGTGCTTATTATCACTCTTAAATTATTTAGAATCGAACCTACACAGCTATGTGGTGGCTTCAGGAACGATACACACCGAGTTCTATGCCAGCGGGAGACTACCGGTTGGATGTGAAGTTTTTTGGTTGGAATAACATCACTCTCTTCTATCTTGAGGTTTATTTCTCTGCCCGGCGTAAAGGCATTATCGGTTCTATGATTGAATGGTAAATATCACATACAGGCAATATGAAACTATGGTTCAATCTGTTATTTCTGTACAAAATAATTGGAACGGAAAAACTGCAATTTTGACGCCTTTGCATAATACCATATGGAAAATGGAtaataaatttgcataatgtATGATTGCGTTGTAATCTTATCCAATAAAccatttacattttaataataaaccaTACACATTTTGTGAAAACTTGAGGCtaaatatatttatgaaaTGATTGTTATTGCCTTCCGAAGGTGTTTGTAATGGGTTTGGGCTTTGTTGTAGAATTCATTCTTTTTAAATTGCGTGATCGATTCACATGGCATCTATACAAAAGATGTCTGTTGCCGTGAAATATCAGAAAGACCTCCGTATGATGAATGgcgtaaaaaaatggaatcaacCGCAGTTACAGAAAGGCGCCAGAGCGTCTTCATGCTCGTTTATTTGACCTCTCCTCTCGGTCTCCTATTTATTGCCACCTTGTTCACATTCTTGGTCCCGGTTGTTGCTACCATCGTTTTGTATAGAACATgaggcgaatggaaaaacacTACTGCTACCATACGGTCATCCTTGCACATTCGTAGAtagtgcaccgaaatcgttgCTTCGTAAATCTTCACGTGTTGCTTGGGCAATTGTACCAGCAGCAGTGTAGCGTAGAACAAAATGGCACCTTGGCAGACGTGTGTGTCCATGTTCGTATGTGTGTAAGGAAGCAATACTTTGTGGTTGGCTGGTGTAGGATCGGAAATTCTGCGAAGCCGAGAAGACTGGCTGACTAACTTTGCTGTATAAGTTgatatttgtatattttttcttgttaaaaGGACCAAAAAGGATTGTAAAGAATTTTCCTCCAACTAAACCAACGGGTTTTTGCTCCATCCCTCGCTGACTTGGAGAGTTTATAGAGGTGATTCTTTTCGCAGCCTCCCACATAAATAACACGTTTGCGGCACGATATGCCCTCGGTCAGATAGGAATTCATCCCCGTTATGCGATGCGCGACGGTGCTACTGATTTATGCAACGTTTTGATCTTCATGGTACGTTAAATTTCTCATTGGTTTGCGACAGCGCGACACAAACGGGGTAGGTTGTATGAAAAACGGTACCCTCATGCAGAACAAATAGCTCCTGGCTTTTCAAACATAGACGACTCTGCTGATAGCATAGCGAGCTCTTTCGATTCGTtcggttcattttttattcaactcaAGCATTGTGCACGTATGACATTGCCGCATCTGAAAGAAATGACACTTTACGACGTGGCAGCCTATGATGGATGAAACATGTGTTTCTTGGCGGGAGTAAATGGAGCTTGCGTTTGCTAATGCTGGAATTTCGCTATCAGATTAAGAAAACCTGAAGTGAGCTGGTTATAATGTGAAAGCTATTCGAGCTGAATTGAAACTATCAATAGCTGGTTGCAGCCACAACAAACAGAGGGATTTGATTCGAAATTTTCGACGATAATCACCGGCATCTAACCGCAAGTGTGattaatggagacgcctggtgccgaACGTCCACATGCCCCCGGAAGAAGCTGAAGCGGCCAACCCAAAACCGCAATTGCCGTGATTGGACGGTGAAACTTTAAGTATGGCAACCACAACCACAGCACCTCAGAATGACCCAAGAAGCCCCTGAACCGGGACCAGTGCCGGCAGCTCCGTTGGGGATCGAAACCTTTCAGCGGCAAAATCGATATCGCACGAAATCACGGTCCAATCCGGTTCTTCTTCCGCTTTCACCCAGTAAAG
This window harbors:
- the LOC128730898 gene encoding uncharacterized protein LOC128730898, with translation MYQVMWAFYVFAFVCIISKIPYSEHIIPKKSTAENGTGIKQYSLKITKYLCVGVPYSRSKLHHCKTVLRRNKPAVLNISITVPEVLTYIWLTVKLHYKFQTYQPLLIDLEKEACEYLAKHPFNPIDEYIYNIFAKTLPQVVSPCPHGNRTYTAMWWLQERYTPSSMPAGDYRLDVKFFGWNNITLFYLEVYFSARRKGIIGSMIEW